A single window of Chloracidobacterium thermophilum B DNA harbors:
- a CDS encoding class I SAM-dependent methyltransferase, whose protein sequence is MKPLDRYLQRWRIAVVRPYLAPTDRILDIGAFDGALARQVTGFRQYVGIDPEADPRLATDRIQLVRGYFPDDLPPGEPFDAITLLAVLEHIPNDKLVDFATACANALRPNGKLLITVPHPLVDRILDAMIALRLLDGMETEAHYGFDVSQTPDIFRQAGFELITHRRFQLGLNNFFAFRKS, encoded by the coding sequence ATGAAGCCGCTTGACCGTTACCTCCAACGGTGGCGTATTGCCGTTGTGCGCCCCTATCTTGCGCCTACGGATCGCATTCTGGACATTGGGGCCTTTGATGGCGCACTCGCCCGGCAGGTCACGGGCTTCCGGCAGTACGTCGGCATTGACCCGGAAGCCGATCCACGTCTGGCCACAGACCGCATCCAACTGGTGCGCGGCTATTTCCCGGACGACCTGCCGCCGGGCGAACCCTTCGATGCCATCACCCTGCTGGCGGTACTCGAACACATCCCCAACGATAAGCTCGTGGACTTTGCCACCGCCTGCGCCAACGCCCTGCGTCCAAACGGCAAGCTGCTCATCACCGTGCCCCACCCGCTCGTTGACCGCATCCTGGACGCCATGATCGCCCTGCGACTCCTGGATGGCATGGAGACCGAAGCACACTACGGCTTCGATGTATCGCAAACGCCAGACATTTTTCGGCAGGCCGGCTTTGAACTCATCACACACCGGCGCTTCCAGTTGGGTCTCAACAACTTCTTCGCCTTTCGCAAAAGCTGA
- a CDS encoding M20/M25/M40 family metallo-hydrolase encodes MAVTLAGTTPETVVEALAGTPLLRRLTAYLTTTADAITREHLAITEIPAPPFHEAARAAFVADRLRDSGLSSVWQDTEGNVYGWLPGAEKTLARAPIVLAAHLDTVFPPGTNVNVRVQGTRLCAPGIADNACGVAGLLALARAFVTQSIPFSGPVCFIGTVGEEGNGNLRGARAVVEQFPHMRSFIALDGPGLEHITCRAIGSRRFCVTFHGPGGHSWADFGTVNPVHALGEFISRVRRLPLRRGVACTVAIAGGGSAINAIPTMAQGEVDCRAHRMADLDALEHALRLAAVEAQQSEIQQATRQRRLSVAVQRLGERPAGETPSTSPLVRCAIAATRACGRRPVLESGSTDANVPMALGIPAIAIGAGGEYGGCHTLEEWYDPVGRPQALVRAALLVLALDQLVAASPEVARPLAASHAVSSLPEPE; translated from the coding sequence ATGGCTGTGACCCTTGCCGGGACCACACCGGAAACCGTTGTTGAGGCGCTGGCCGGGACGCCGCTGCTGCGGCGTTTGACGGCGTATCTGACAACGACGGCTGATGCCATCACCCGCGAGCACCTGGCCATCACAGAAATTCCTGCCCCACCTTTTCACGAAGCGGCCCGGGCAGCTTTTGTCGCCGACCGCCTGCGCGACAGCGGACTGTCTTCCGTCTGGCAGGATACCGAAGGCAATGTCTATGGCTGGCTGCCGGGGGCAGAAAAGACGCTGGCCCGCGCGCCCATCGTGCTTGCCGCCCATCTTGACACGGTGTTTCCGCCCGGAACGAATGTGAACGTCCGGGTGCAGGGAACGCGCCTCTGTGCGCCGGGCATTGCCGACAATGCCTGTGGTGTGGCCGGACTGCTTGCGCTGGCGCGTGCCTTTGTCACCCAGTCCATCCCGTTCTCCGGCCCGGTGTGTTTCATAGGCACCGTCGGGGAGGAAGGCAATGGCAATCTGCGTGGCGCGCGCGCCGTCGTGGAGCAGTTTCCCCACATGCGAAGTTTCATCGCCCTGGACGGGCCCGGACTGGAGCACATCACCTGCCGCGCCATTGGCTCGCGGCGGTTCTGTGTGACCTTTCATGGCCCGGGTGGTCACTCATGGGCCGATTTTGGCACGGTGAATCCGGTTCACGCGCTGGGCGAGTTCATCAGCCGGGTGCGGCGGTTGCCCCTTCGCCGGGGCGTAGCCTGTACGGTGGCCATTGCCGGCGGCGGCAGCGCCATCAATGCCATTCCGACCATGGCCCAGGGGGAAGTGGACTGCCGGGCGCACCGGATGGCTGACCTGGATGCGCTCGAACATGCGCTCCGGTTGGCGGCTGTTGAAGCTCAGCAGTCCGAAATACAGCAGGCAACCCGGCAGCGTCGCCTGTCAGTGGCGGTGCAGCGTCTGGGCGAGCGTCCGGCGGGAGAAACCCCTTCCACCTCGCCACTGGTGCGGTGCGCCATCGCTGCCACCCGTGCCTGTGGCCGGCGTCCGGTTCTGGAGAGTGGCTCGACGGATGCCAATGTGCCCATGGCTCTGGGAATTCCTGCGATTGCTATTGGAGCCGGTGGTGAGTATGGCGGCTGTCATACCCTGGAGGAATGGTATGACCCGGTTGGGCGTCCGCAGGCGTTGGTGCGGGCCGCTCTGCTGGTGTTGGCCCTGGATCAGTTGGTGGCAGCATCGCCGGAGGTCGCCCGGCCGCTGGCGGCATCACACGCTGTTTCGTCCCTGCCCGAGCCCGAATGA
- the obgE gene encoding GTPase ObgE: MFVDEAIIYVAGGNGGNGCMAFRREKFVPRGGPSGGDGGDGGTVYLRASHHTNTLLAFRYNPRYAAERGGHGEGSNRHGRNGADCIVDVPVGTLVYDADTGECLADLTTDGQMVAVARGGRGGRGNARFASSVNRAPRQHEPGQPGERRTLRLELKLLADVGLVGYPNAGKSTFIAAVSAARPKIADYPFTTLVPNLGVVGLEDYRSFVIADIPGIIEGAHAGRGLGLQFLRHIERTRLLLHLVDVSPMAAQDPVTAYNAIENELVRYDPELAARPRLVVATKQDIADPARTAALQQHCQQLGIPCFPVSAVTGEGIPPLIQQVARRLFS, encoded by the coding sequence ATGTTTGTTGACGAAGCCATCATCTATGTCGCTGGCGGCAACGGCGGTAATGGCTGTATGGCCTTTCGCCGTGAGAAGTTCGTGCCACGTGGTGGGCCTTCCGGCGGTGATGGCGGCGACGGTGGCACGGTCTATCTGCGGGCCAGCCACCACACCAACACGCTGCTCGCCTTTCGCTACAACCCGCGCTATGCCGCCGAACGCGGCGGCCACGGTGAGGGCAGCAACCGTCACGGGCGGAACGGCGCCGACTGCATCGTGGATGTCCCGGTAGGCACACTGGTCTATGACGCCGACACCGGAGAATGCCTGGCCGATTTGACCACGGACGGTCAGATGGTGGCCGTGGCCCGGGGCGGACGCGGCGGACGCGGCAATGCCCGCTTTGCCAGTTCGGTCAACCGCGCCCCACGGCAGCACGAACCGGGCCAACCGGGTGAACGCCGCACCCTGCGGCTCGAACTCAAGCTGCTGGCCGACGTGGGACTGGTGGGCTACCCCAACGCCGGCAAGTCCACCTTCATTGCAGCGGTTTCGGCGGCGCGGCCAAAAATTGCCGACTACCCGTTCACCACCCTCGTGCCCAACCTGGGTGTCGTCGGACTGGAAGATTACCGGAGCTTTGTCATTGCCGACATTCCCGGCATCATCGAAGGGGCCCACGCAGGGCGTGGACTCGGCCTGCAATTTCTCCGGCACATCGAGCGGACGCGGCTGCTGCTGCACCTTGTGGATGTGTCGCCAATGGCGGCCCAGGACCCGGTGACGGCCTACAACGCCATCGAAAACGAGCTGGTGCGCTATGACCCGGAACTCGCCGCCCGGCCGCGCCTGGTCGTCGCCACCAAACAGGACATTGCCGATCCAGCCCGGACAGCCGCGCTCCAACAGCACTGCCAACAGCTTGGCATTCCCTGCTTTCCGGTCTCAGCCGTGACCGGCGAAGGCATCCCGCCGCTCATTCAGCAGGTGGCACGCCGGCTTTTTTCCTGA
- the rpmA gene encoding 50S ribosomal protein L27 translates to MAHKKGVGSSRNGRDSHAKRLGVKRFGNQFVKAGEILVRQRGTRFKPGRNVGLGRDHTLFALTAGHLRFRDRGQLGRYIEVIPLETPPATTETPTTA, encoded by the coding sequence ATGGCTCATAAAAAAGGCGTTGGAAGTTCCCGCAACGGGCGCGACTCGCACGCGAAGCGCCTCGGCGTCAAGCGTTTTGGCAATCAGTTCGTCAAGGCCGGTGAAATTCTGGTTCGGCAGCGCGGCACCCGCTTCAAGCCGGGGCGCAATGTCGGTCTGGGGCGTGACCACACGCTCTTTGCGCTGACGGCCGGACACCTGCGTTTCCGCGACCGCGGACAGCTTGGGCGCTACATCGAGGTCATTCCGCTGGAAACACCACCGGCCACGACCGAAACACCCACCACGGCCTGA
- the lspA gene encoding signal peptidase II: MTPVAVGASDAGHREPPYRHFLVAGGLVVLDQFSKLWVYWALRPTDAVIRVVPGFFHLRYAENPGIAFSLLDSGTPAMRLTLLVIAACAGVGVGLYLWWTPADRRLLRWTLTCLLGGILGNALDRIVHGAVIDFLDFHWGAWHFPTFNLADSCITVGAVMLALDTFSELWRPARTET; the protein is encoded by the coding sequence GTGACGCCCGTCGCCGTGGGCGCTTCGGACGCGGGCCATCGGGAGCCGCCCTACCGCCACTTTCTTGTTGCTGGCGGACTGGTAGTGCTGGACCAGTTCAGCAAGCTGTGGGTGTACTGGGCGCTGCGTCCAACGGATGCCGTCATCCGCGTTGTACCTGGGTTTTTCCACCTGCGTTATGCCGAAAACCCCGGCATTGCGTTCAGCCTGCTGGACAGTGGTACGCCGGCCATGCGGCTGACGCTGCTTGTGATTGCTGCCTGTGCAGGCGTGGGCGTCGGGCTGTACCTCTGGTGGACGCCAGCCGACCGCCGGCTGCTGCGCTGGACGCTGACCTGCCTGCTGGGCGGCATTCTGGGCAATGCCCTGGACCGCATCGTGCATGGTGCGGTCATTGATTTTCTCGATTTCCACTGGGGAGCGTGGCACTTTCCCACCTTCAACCTGGCGGATAGCTGCATCACCGTCGGGGCCGTCATGCTGGCGCTGGACACCTTCAGTGAACTGTGGCGTCCGGCGCGGACCGAGACCTGA
- a CDS encoding EVE domain-containing protein, giving the protein MSRYWLLKSEPGVFSIDDLQAAPNQTTSWEGVRNYQARNFLRDGMQVGDRAFFYHSNATPPGIVGVVEIVRAGYPDHTAFDPASRYYDPKSDPAHPTWFMVDVRLVQKFPRIISLDELKRTPGLENMLVIRRGMRLSVQPVTETEWQIVLGLVGSADRPV; this is encoded by the coding sequence ATGTCACGTTACTGGCTGCTCAAATCGGAACCGGGTGTCTTTTCGATTGACGACCTGCAGGCGGCACCGAATCAGACGACAAGCTGGGAAGGGGTACGCAACTACCAGGCCCGGAACTTCCTGCGCGATGGGATGCAGGTTGGCGACCGGGCTTTTTTCTATCACAGCAATGCCACCCCGCCGGGCATTGTCGGTGTTGTCGAAATCGTACGGGCCGGGTATCCCGACCACACAGCTTTTGACCCGGCGAGCCGTTACTACGACCCGAAAAGTGACCCGGCACACCCTACGTGGTTTATGGTGGATGTCCGGCTGGTGCAAAAATTTCCCCGCATCATCTCCCTTGATGAACTCAAACGCACACCCGGTCTGGAGAACATGCTTGTCATTCGGCGCGGGATGCGGCTTTCCGTGCAGCCGGTGACAGAAACCGAATGGCAGATTGTGCTTGGCTTGGTTGGAAGCGCTGACCGTCCGGTGTGA
- the hemC gene encoding hydroxymethylbilane synthase, whose translation MTLSVPTARPDADLVIGSRGSALALWQAEWVKAQLERAVPTRRVAIQIIKTTGDAILDAPLSKIGGKGVFTKEIEEALLAGVVDLAVHSLKDLPTRLPDGLKLGCVTQREDVRDALVARDGIRSLDELPPRAIIGTSSLRRQAQLLARRPDLQLADLRGNVGTRLQRVDEGRYDAIILAAAGLSRLGFEARIAQRIPTDIMLPAVGQGALGIEIREGDSTTQAAIEVLAHHRTWHACEAERAFLHGLGGGCQVPIAAHAVVDDEGRLRLRGLVARVDGTRLVQDELTGDARFAEDIGRELAERVLAQGAAELLAELHT comes from the coding sequence ATGACGCTCTCTGTTCCTACCGCCCGCCCCGATGCCGACCTTGTCATTGGTTCACGCGGCAGTGCCCTGGCACTCTGGCAAGCCGAGTGGGTCAAAGCGCAGCTCGAACGGGCGGTTCCGACCCGTCGTGTAGCCATTCAAATCATCAAAACGACGGGGGATGCCATCCTTGACGCGCCGCTCTCGAAGATTGGCGGCAAAGGTGTCTTTACGAAAGAGATCGAGGAAGCCCTGCTGGCCGGGGTTGTGGACCTGGCCGTTCACAGCCTGAAGGACCTGCCGACGCGCCTGCCGGACGGACTCAAGCTGGGCTGTGTGACCCAGCGGGAGGATGTACGGGATGCCCTCGTCGCGCGGGATGGCATCCGGTCACTCGATGAACTGCCGCCCCGGGCGATCATCGGCACGAGCAGTCTCCGCCGCCAGGCACAGCTTCTGGCCCGGCGTCCCGATCTGCAACTGGCTGACCTCCGTGGCAACGTCGGCACCCGCTTGCAGCGAGTTGACGAGGGGCGCTACGACGCCATCATCCTGGCCGCAGCCGGCTTGAGCCGACTGGGCTTCGAGGCGCGCATTGCCCAGCGGATTCCAACCGACATCATGCTGCCGGCCGTCGGCCAGGGGGCACTGGGCATTGAGATTCGGGAAGGTGATAGCACGACCCAGGCAGCCATTGAGGTTCTGGCCCATCATCGCACCTGGCACGCCTGTGAAGCTGAACGGGCTTTTCTGCATGGGCTGGGGGGTGGCTGCCAGGTGCCCATCGCCGCCCACGCCGTCGTGGACGACGAAGGCCGGCTCCGCCTGCGTGGTCTTGTGGCCCGCGTGGATGGGACGCGCCTGGTTCAGGATGAACTCACCGGCGACGCCCGCTTTGCGGAAGACATCGGCCGGGAACTGGCCGAACGGGTACTGGCGCAAGGTGCCGCCGAATTGCTGGCCGAACTCCATACCTGA
- a CDS encoding PA domain-containing protein — MYWKPHRLSFVLRVGIFSLLGLVAVSGLPSAFLSDTKWGSPVAAKANQDPLRETLDFVAQATRRETQGLPCRQLKNGALMMELGDGFQHVALARTEADGRISVRCVGSVTEAEAFLRGGDEAAGGQDDQHTGQNDHPAGRDLVLPPLRKPAGVVTSLATRSEVRIENPQGSTIIIRNVNEPGVGFNDPTPATPVGGNPGTTLGQQRLNVFQRAAEIWGATLRSNVPIVVEGRFTSLGSGVLGSAGTTSIFRGFPNAPFGDTWYHYALANALAGNDLSPQNPPRAQINTNFSTNFNFYLGLDNNAPPDQVDLLTVVLHEFAHGLGFSTFVNTANGRNAGADDTNPDGGFTDCYARLLRDENLNLNWNQMTAAQRQASATNTGNLTWTGPTTQSVLPVALEPSPVLRIEREPPVFIAVNQATFGGPITLGGLTRPLVAAQPPLACGPLSNPGTVNTNFALVDRGECPFVDKAANAQQAGAQGLIIANNTTGGFIPGGTAPDITIPVVGISQADGTTLRNFLSSGSVTATLRLDPTRPAGTTNGRIRMFAPNPRQAGSSVSHWDNTVRPRLLMEPAINPRLPRTQDLTLNLFRDLGWTVNPIFSTSGLQVPSDGATPQVAINAVGPWSVAGLPSWITGFPTAGNLLTNISFQVAPNPGSQRTATLTLDPGGNALTIVQNGAADTAPGFTSPNTVTFTLGQASSFLITASGSPAPTITLVSGNLPAGVRFIGGVGVATLVGTPGAGTAGTYTLVVRAANSLGAVTQGLLLTVGQGLCTFTVSPTVLSVGGEAVDNVTLTVTTGPSCAWEARVRSTDAPWIKLISAQLANGTVVTPRMVDELGQVDRRLVISGIGNATLTIGVGRNPRSTPRTGTFFVAGQVVTVTQAGGTGGAPLGAAMAMFRPSNGYVYLKNRLISDFADQDFFYGTAGDVPIAGDWDGDGIDTPGIYRNVNGVMTFFLINNNTGGFADVSFAFGQPGDIPIAGDWDGNGTVTCGVYRPGNQTFFLRNTNAAGNPDLTVVITGAQATDRPVAGRWTLGSAVTGLGLYRPSNGQFLLKNANTSGPPDAVFQVTTTGTLVAPVAGDWLRQGFATVGVVVNLGGTIQFQLRTANTGGTPELRVNYGAPGDVPLIGNWDGQPKLPPVSVP, encoded by the coding sequence ATGTACTGGAAGCCACATCGCTTGTCCTTTGTCCTGCGGGTCGGCATCTTTTCCCTTCTGGGACTGGTTGCTGTCTCCGGTCTGCCTTCGGCGTTCCTGTCTGACACGAAATGGGGAAGTCCGGTTGCCGCCAAAGCGAACCAGGACCCGCTCCGGGAGACCCTTGATTTCGTTGCCCAGGCTACGCGCCGGGAGACACAGGGACTTCCCTGCCGCCAGCTCAAAAACGGTGCCCTGATGATGGAACTTGGCGACGGCTTCCAGCACGTCGCCCTGGCGCGTACCGAAGCCGACGGTCGGATTTCCGTGCGCTGTGTGGGCAGCGTCACCGAAGCGGAAGCCTTCCTGCGTGGCGGCGATGAAGCTGCTGGCGGGCAGGATGATCAGCACACTGGCCAGAACGACCACCCTGCCGGGCGTGACCTCGTGCTGCCGCCGCTCCGTAAGCCGGCTGGCGTGGTGACGAGTCTGGCAACCCGGTCTGAAGTCCGCATCGAGAACCCACAGGGTTCGACCATCATCATTCGGAACGTGAATGAACCTGGCGTCGGCTTCAACGATCCGACGCCCGCCACTCCGGTCGGCGGCAACCCGGGGACGACCCTTGGCCAGCAGCGCCTGAACGTCTTTCAGCGCGCGGCTGAAATCTGGGGCGCGACGCTGCGCAGCAACGTGCCGATTGTTGTTGAAGGCCGGTTCACGTCGTTGGGCAGCGGGGTGCTTGGCTCGGCTGGAACGACATCCATCTTCCGTGGCTTCCCGAATGCGCCGTTTGGGGATACGTGGTACCACTACGCCCTGGCCAACGCGCTGGCCGGGAATGACCTGTCACCGCAGAACCCGCCGCGCGCGCAAATCAACACCAACTTCAGCACAAACTTCAACTTTTACCTTGGACTGGACAACAACGCGCCGCCCGACCAGGTTGACCTGCTCACGGTCGTCCTGCACGAATTCGCCCACGGTTTGGGCTTCAGCACCTTTGTCAATACTGCCAACGGACGCAATGCCGGCGCGGATGATACCAACCCGGATGGCGGCTTCACCGATTGCTATGCCCGCCTTCTCCGGGATGAAAATCTCAACCTCAACTGGAACCAGATGACGGCCGCACAGCGGCAGGCATCGGCCACCAACACCGGAAACCTGACCTGGACTGGCCCCACGACCCAGAGCGTGCTGCCAGTTGCGCTAGAGCCATCGCCGGTGCTGCGGATCGAGCGTGAGCCGCCAGTGTTCATTGCCGTCAACCAGGCCACGTTTGGCGGCCCTATCACTCTGGGCGGATTGACGCGCCCACTCGTGGCGGCCCAGCCGCCGCTGGCCTGTGGGCCGCTGTCGAATCCGGGCACGGTCAACACCAACTTTGCTCTGGTGGACCGGGGCGAGTGTCCCTTTGTGGACAAGGCCGCCAACGCTCAGCAGGCCGGGGCGCAGGGGCTGATCATTGCCAACAACACGACGGGGGGCTTCATCCCCGGCGGAACCGCCCCAGACATCACTATCCCGGTTGTCGGAATTTCGCAGGCAGACGGCACAACCCTGCGCAACTTCCTGTCCAGCGGGAGTGTCACGGCCACACTGCGCCTTGACCCCACCCGCCCTGCCGGAACGACCAACGGACGGATTCGCATGTTTGCTCCCAATCCACGGCAGGCGGGTTCTTCGGTGTCGCACTGGGACAACACTGTACGCCCACGGCTGCTGATGGAGCCAGCGATTAACCCGCGCCTGCCGCGTACCCAGGACCTGACGCTCAACCTCTTCCGCGACTTGGGTTGGACGGTCAACCCCATCTTTTCCACATCGGGACTCCAGGTGCCGTCTGACGGTGCAACGCCACAAGTTGCCATCAATGCCGTCGGGCCGTGGAGCGTAGCGGGTTTGCCCAGTTGGATCACAGGCTTTCCCACGGCTGGCAACCTGTTGACCAACATCAGTTTCCAGGTCGCACCAAATCCCGGCTCACAACGCACGGCGACGCTGACTCTCGATCCCGGTGGGAATGCCTTGACGATTGTGCAGAACGGCGCTGCCGATACCGCACCGGGTTTTACCAGTCCCAACACCGTGACGTTCACCTTGGGGCAGGCGTCAAGTTTCCTCATCACCGCGAGCGGCAGCCCGGCTCCCACCATTACCCTTGTGAGCGGAAACCTGCCGGCCGGAGTGCGGTTCATTGGCGGCGTTGGTGTCGCCACACTGGTGGGTACGCCGGGAGCCGGCACCGCAGGCACCTACACCCTCGTGGTTCGGGCTGCCAACAGTCTGGGTGCTGTCACCCAAGGTCTGCTCCTGACCGTTGGCCAGGGACTGTGTACCTTTACAGTCTCACCAACCGTACTCAGCGTCGGTGGGGAAGCTGTTGACAATGTGACGCTGACGGTAACGACGGGCCCAAGCTGTGCCTGGGAAGCGCGGGTGCGCAGCACGGATGCACCGTGGATCAAGCTTATTTCAGCGCAGCTCGCCAATGGGACTGTTGTGACACCCCGTATGGTGGATGAACTGGGACAGGTGGATCGGCGGCTGGTGATTTCCGGTATCGGCAACGCTACGTTGACCATTGGTGTCGGGCGCAATCCACGCTCCACGCCCCGTACGGGAACGTTTTTCGTGGCCGGGCAGGTGGTGACGGTGACGCAGGCTGGCGGCACTGGTGGCGCACCGTTGGGCGCAGCGATGGCGATGTTCCGTCCGTCGAACGGATACGTGTACCTGAAGAACCGGCTGATTTCGGACTTTGCTGACCAGGACTTTTTCTACGGGACGGCCGGGGATGTACCGATTGCCGGGGATTGGGACGGCGATGGCATTGACACGCCGGGTATTTACCGGAATGTCAACGGGGTGATGACATTTTTCCTCATCAACAACAACACGGGCGGATTTGCGGACGTGTCGTTTGCGTTCGGGCAGCCGGGGGACATTCCGATTGCGGGGGACTGGGATGGCAACGGGACGGTGACGTGCGGGGTGTACCGTCCGGGGAATCAGACGTTCTTCCTGCGGAATACAAATGCGGCCGGGAATCCCGATCTGACGGTGGTGATCACGGGGGCGCAGGCGACGGACCGGCCGGTGGCCGGGCGCTGGACGCTCGGAAGTGCAGTGACAGGGCTGGGACTGTACCGACCAAGCAATGGGCAGTTTTTGTTGAAAAATGCGAACACGAGCGGCCCACCGGATGCCGTCTTCCAAGTGACGACAACCGGAACATTGGTTGCACCAGTAGCCGGGGACTGGCTTCGGCAGGGGTTTGCCACGGTGGGCGTGGTGGTGAACCTTGGGGGGACCATCCAGTTCCAGTTGCGGACGGCAAACACGGGCGGGACGCCGGAGTTGCGGGTGAACTACGGCGCACCGGGGGACGTGCCGCTCATCGGTAACTGGGACGGGCAGCCCAAGCTGCCGCCGGTCTCTGTCCCGTAG
- a CDS encoding BaiN/RdsA family NAD(P)/FAD-dependent oxidoreductase — translation MPTCEADIVIVGAGAAGLMAGIWAGRTAGPRARIVALDGAPRLGAKILVSGGGRCNVTHEQVTADDFAGSGPTFIHPVLRQFDVPATVAFFNELGVVLKREATGKLFPVTDRARTVLDALLAAAAAAGVECRHPCRVEVVQPTAQGFLVGGPWGTVAARQVILATGGRSLPKSGSDGSGYHLATALGHTITPTFPALVPLLLPPNHPLCDRRGISTPATLSVKVGRKTLAAVTGSLLCTHFGLSGPATLDISRHWLAARQKGLAAQLVINWLPELPPGRFEQQLLSLGRTTLLRFLSEYLPERLAQLLLELAAVPLTRTGAQLTRTERQALITTVLQWAAPVTGDRGFTYAETTAGGVPLRELDVSRMASRRCPGLYCCGEICDVDGRIGGFNFQWAWSSGYVAGVAAARALRTASDSLRQA, via the coding sequence ATGCCAACCTGCGAGGCGGACATCGTTATTGTTGGCGCGGGTGCTGCCGGATTGATGGCCGGCATCTGGGCAGGCCGGACGGCTGGGCCGCGGGCGCGCATCGTGGCGCTGGATGGTGCGCCACGCCTGGGGGCAAAAATACTCGTTTCCGGTGGCGGGCGCTGCAACGTGACCCACGAACAGGTGACGGCTGACGATTTTGCCGGCTCCGGGCCGACCTTCATTCACCCTGTGCTGCGGCAGTTTGATGTACCTGCCACAGTTGCGTTCTTCAATGAACTGGGCGTCGTGCTCAAGCGGGAAGCCACCGGCAAGCTCTTTCCCGTCACTGACCGCGCACGGACGGTCCTCGATGCCCTGCTCGCGGCAGCCGCAGCGGCCGGGGTTGAGTGTCGCCATCCCTGCCGGGTTGAAGTCGTGCAACCGACCGCACAGGGGTTTCTGGTTGGCGGCCCTTGGGGGACAGTGGCGGCCCGGCAGGTCATTCTCGCCACGGGCGGCAGGAGTCTGCCCAAGTCGGGTTCGGATGGCTCCGGCTATCACCTGGCAACGGCACTGGGGCACACCATCACGCCGACGTTTCCGGCGCTCGTCCCACTGTTGCTTCCGCCGAACCATCCCCTGTGTGACCGGCGTGGCATCAGTACGCCGGCCACCCTGTCCGTCAAAGTGGGCCGCAAGACGCTGGCAGCCGTCACGGGGTCGCTGCTGTGTACGCATTTTGGGCTGTCCGGCCCGGCGACGCTTGACATCAGTCGGCATTGGCTGGCGGCGCGGCAGAAAGGGCTGGCGGCGCAGCTTGTCATCAACTGGTTGCCGGAACTCCCACCGGGCAGGTTTGAACAGCAGTTGCTGTCGCTGGGGCGGACGACCCTCCTGCGGTTTTTGAGTGAGTATCTGCCGGAGCGTTTGGCGCAGCTTCTGCTCGAACTGGCTGCCGTTCCCCTCACCCGTACCGGAGCACAACTGACCCGTACCGAACGGCAGGCGCTGATCACCACCGTTCTGCAGTGGGCGGCACCGGTCACTGGCGACCGGGGATTTACTTATGCGGAAACGACGGCTGGCGGCGTGCCACTTCGGGAACTCGATGTCAGCCGCATGGCCTCGCGGCGCTGTCCGGGGCTGTACTGTTGCGGGGAAATCTGCGACGTGGACGGCCGCATCGGGGGCTTCAACTTTCAGTGGGCGTGGTCAAGCGGCTACGTGGCCGGCGTTGCGGCAGCCCGCGCCCTTCGCACTGCGTCGGACAGCTTGCGCCAGGCTTAG
- the rplU gene encoding 50S ribosomal protein L21 has translation MSYAIIATGGKQFRVAEGDVIQVPSLKAEPGQTVQLDVLALHTGSEFKVGTPHLPGARVTASVIGHGRARKIIVFKFKRRKQYRRKRGHRQNFTALLVQKIEAAA, from the coding sequence ATGTCTTATGCCATCATTGCCACAGGTGGAAAACAGTTTCGGGTTGCCGAAGGGGATGTCATTCAGGTGCCGAGCCTGAAAGCCGAGCCGGGGCAGACGGTGCAACTCGATGTGCTTGCACTGCACACCGGTTCGGAATTCAAGGTCGGGACGCCACACCTGCCCGGTGCCCGTGTCACGGCTTCGGTCATCGGGCATGGGCGCGCCCGGAAAATCATTGTCTTCAAGTTCAAACGTCGGAAGCAGTACCGGCGCAAGCGTGGGCATCGCCAGAACTTTACGGCGCTGCTGGTACAGAAAATCGAAGCCGCCGCGTAG